Below is a window of Thermodesulfomicrobium sp. WS DNA.
GCATCAATGACAAAGATGCCGCTGACCGCTTGCAGATCCGCTACGTCGTTTAACGAGGGACATCATGGAACACGTGCACATCTCTGGAAACGAAAACGGCGTCCGCCTGGAGTCCCGCATCCTGGAGGAACGCATCCAACAGGCCGTGACCGCCGGGGCCCGGCGCCTCACCATCGAGGCCTTCGGCCAGCATGGCATCGGCGGGCGGCTTTGGGTCTCGGCCACCGAACCCGTGCAGGTCACGGTCACCGGGCATGCGGGCCAGCGTCTGGGCTCCTTTGGTTTCCCCGGCACCACCATCGAAGTCATGGGCCCGGCCTCGGACGATACCGGCTGGCTCAACGCCGGCGCCCATATCATCGTCCACGGCAACGCCGGCAACGGCACGGCCAATGCCATGGCCCAGGGCAAGCTCTGGGTGGCCGGGCACATCGGCGCCCGCGGCATGACCATGACCAAACACAACCCCCGCTTTGCCCCGCCCGAGCTGTGGGTGCTCGGCGGGGTGGGCGACTATTTCGCCGAATTCATGGCCGGCGGCATCGCCGTGGTGTGCGGCGTGGATGCCCCGGACCCGGAGCAGGTGCTCGGATACCGGCCCTGCGTGGGCATGGTGGGCGGGCGCATCTTCTACCGCGGCCCCGAACAATGGGTGAGCCCGCCGGACGCCAAACATGTGCCCCTGGGCGACGAGGACTGGCAGTGGTTGCGCGCCGGACTTGCGGACTTTCTGGAGCGCATCGGCAGAAGCGATCTGCTGCCCAAGCTTGCCGGTCGTGCGGATTGGCACCTGGTGGTGGCGCGCTCGCCCCAGGAAAAACTCACCAAGAAACGCCGCTCCATGAGCGAATTCCGCGCCCAGGTGTGGGACGGAGAACTGGGCCGCGGCGGACTCATCGGCGACCTCACCACCCTGGACCGCTCCCCCATCGGCTACATCGTCACCGACGAACTCCGGCGCATGGTGCCGGTGTGGGAAAACTGCAAATACCTACCGCCCTGCCAGTCCAGCTGTCCCACGGGCATCCCGGTGCGGGAGCGCTGGGCCTTCATCCGCGCCGGCCGCATGGACGAGGCCGTGAACCTCGCCCTGCGCTTCACCCCCTTCCCGGCCACGGTGTGCGGCTATCTCTGCCCCAACCTGTGCATGCAGGGGTGCACCCGTAACCTGGACCGCATGGCCCCGGTGGACGTGCGGCTCCTCGGCCGGGCGAGCGAGAAGGCCGGCATGCCGGAGCTTCCCCCCATCACCGGGGCCTCGGTGGCCATCGTCGGCGGCGGCCCTGCGGGCATTTCCGCGGCCTGGCAGCTGCGCCTGCTGGGACACAATCCTGTGGTCTACGACCGCGAAGAACAGTTGGGCGGAAAACTCAGCGCCGCCATCCCCGAAAGCCGCATCCCCCGCGCCGTGCTGGAGGCGGAGCTGGCGCGCGCCCGCCAGGTCATCGGTCACGTACAACTGCAAACACCACTGACCCCGGAGGAGTTCCAGTCCATCCGTCAACGCCACGACTTCGTGATCCTGGCCACCGGCGCAAGCATGCCGCGCACCCTGCCGGTACCCGGCAAAGAGCGTCTGATCACGGCCCTGGACTTCCTCAAGGCAGCCAAGCGCGGCGCCGCCCAGGTGGGCCGGCGCGTGGTGATCATCGGCGCCGGCAACGTCGGCTGCGACGTGGCCACCGAGGCGGCCCGCCTGGGGGCCACGGACATCACCCTCATCGACGTGCAAAAACCCGCCTCCTTCGGCAAGGAGCGGGAAGAGGCCGAGCGCGCCGGGGCCCGCTTCCTGTGGCCGTGCTTCACCAAGGAGATCACGGCGGAAGGCGTGCTGCTCACCGACGGTCGGCTGCTGCCTGCGGACACGGTCATCGTGTCCATCGGCGACGCCCCGGATCTCTCGGCCATCCCCGAAGACATCGCCCGCGAACGCGGCTTTGTCACGGTCAACCAGTTCGGCCAGACCACGGACCCGCGGGTCTTCGCCATCGGCGACGTGGTGCGCCTGGGCCTGCTCACCCAGGCCATCGGCGACGGCCGGCGTGTGGCCGAGACCATCGACGGCATCCACCGCGGCACCCGCCCCCTGTCGGACACGGCAGAAATCGCCGACGCCCAGGCCCTGCGCCACGAGGTCATGGACCCCGGAAACCTCCTTTCCGAGACCATCGACACCACGCGCATGCACCTGGCCTACTTCGATCCGCGCCGCGCCAGCTTTGGATCCGTGGAGGAATGCGCAAGCGAGTGCGCCTCCTGCGGCCTGTGCCGGGACTGCGGCACCTGCGAAGCCATCTGCCCACGCGGGGCCATCTCCCGCCAGAGCCTCCCCGACGGCGGTTTTGCCATGGTGAGCGATCCCAAACGCTGCATTGGCTGCGGGTTCTGCGCCGACTCCTGCCCTTGCGGCATCTGGCACATGGTCCCCAATACTCCCATGGGCTAGCGCCCCCAACGGCATCCCTCTGCCCCGGCCAGGAGAGCTTCCTTGCCGGGGCATTTCTTTTTTGGCGCACCTGCCCTAAAGTTTTTGCAGAAGCGACCGATACAGCGCGACAAGAAGGAGCCAAGCCGTGACCATCAGTCCCTTTCTCGTCAAAAACGTGCTGCGCACCTATGACCAGCAGATGGACACCGGTCGGCGCATCTCGCGGCTCAAGAAGTTCATGAGCCAGCGTGACGCGGCCGACAGCGTCTCCATCTCCCAGGAGGCCAAGCGCCGCCTGTTGGTGGAACGGGTGGCACGGGAGATCGTGGACAACCTGGTGGGGTCCACCAGCACCAACCCTGTGGTGCAGGAAATCCGTCAAGCTTTGGACGAAGAATTCGGCCCAGGCTTGGTCTTTCGCTATCCCCCGGACGGCGACGAGTTGGAAATCCTGCGCAAAGACGAAAACGGCACGCCTCGTGCTATGACCAACGGCGAAAAAGACCGGTTCATGCAGCGCTTGTGGCAGATCACCTACCAC
It encodes the following:
- a CDS encoding FAD-dependent oxidoreductase; the encoded protein is MEHVHISGNENGVRLESRILEERIQQAVTAGARRLTIEAFGQHGIGGRLWVSATEPVQVTVTGHAGQRLGSFGFPGTTIEVMGPASDDTGWLNAGAHIIVHGNAGNGTANAMAQGKLWVAGHIGARGMTMTKHNPRFAPPELWVLGGVGDYFAEFMAGGIAVVCGVDAPDPEQVLGYRPCVGMVGGRIFYRGPEQWVSPPDAKHVPLGDEDWQWLRAGLADFLERIGRSDLLPKLAGRADWHLVVARSPQEKLTKKRRSMSEFRAQVWDGELGRGGLIGDLTTLDRSPIGYIVTDELRRMVPVWENCKYLPPCQSSCPTGIPVRERWAFIRAGRMDEAVNLALRFTPFPATVCGYLCPNLCMQGCTRNLDRMAPVDVRLLGRASEKAGMPELPPITGASVAIVGGGPAGISAAWQLRLLGHNPVVYDREEQLGGKLSAAIPESRIPRAVLEAELARARQVIGHVQLQTPLTPEEFQSIRQRHDFVILATGASMPRTLPVPGKERLITALDFLKAAKRGAAQVGRRVVIIGAGNVGCDVATEAARLGATDITLIDVQKPASFGKEREEAERAGARFLWPCFTKEITAEGVLLTDGRLLPADTVIVSIGDAPDLSAIPEDIARERGFVTVNQFGQTTDPRVFAIGDVVRLGLLTQAIGDGRRVAETIDGIHRGTRPLSDTAEIADAQALRHEVMDPGNLLSETIDTTRMHLAYFDPRRASFGSVEECASECASCGLCRDCGTCEAICPRGAISRQSLPDGGFAMVSDPKRCIGCGFCADSCPCGIWHMVPNTPMG
- a CDS encoding DVU0524 family FlgM-associated protein, coding for MTISPFLVKNVLRTYDQQMDTGRRISRLKKFMSQRDAADSVSISQEAKRRLLVERVAREIVDNLVGSTSTNPVVQEIRQALDEEFGPGLVFRYPPDGDELEILRKDENGTPRAMTNGEKDRFMQRLWQITYHKVDATML